Proteins found in one Streptococcus mitis genomic segment:
- a CDS encoding DUF3278 domain-containing protein: MKKETFTEKLIKRTYGISGPLDEYKRREADRIGNQVFIVLFYLMIFGNLIPLLLAYKYPQEVALIYPPLILVIALIAAGYVTYQMKKTGITAIDPDLLSEKESKQLYYPGLKAGLFFGLWMFFITPLLSILIGEGQDYFHSLLTIRNGVSSILGSIFFGASIQFLISRRIAKAKKDQDED, from the coding sequence ATGAAAAAAGAAACCTTCACTGAAAAACTCATCAAACGCACATACGGTATTTCTGGTCCCCTTGACGAATACAAACGGCGTGAGGCCGATCGTATTGGGAACCAAGTCTTTATCGTCCTCTTTTATCTGATGATTTTCGGAAATCTTATTCCACTCCTTCTGGCCTATAAATACCCTCAAGAAGTGGCTCTAATCTATCCTCCTCTGATTTTAGTGATTGCCCTCATCGCTGCTGGCTATGTCACCTACCAAATGAAAAAAACAGGGATTACAGCTATTGATCCAGATTTGCTGAGCGAGAAAGAAAGTAAGCAACTATACTACCCAGGTCTAAAAGCAGGTTTGTTCTTTGGTCTATGGATGTTTTTTATAACTCCTCTTCTCAGTATACTCATAGGTGAAGGTCAGGACTATTTTCATTCTCTCCTCACTATAAGAAATGGTGTATCAAGCATTCTCGGTTCTATCTTCTTCGGAGCGAGTATACAGTTCCTCATCTCCCGTCGCATTGCAAAAGCTAAGAAAGATCAAGATGAGGATTAG
- a CDS encoding DUF3278 domain-containing protein: protein MKKEDFTTRLLRNFFHIQGPFDECRQEVIYKACARSMVQIFYSSFILFLFYILFGRFIEIVRNVMPYIYFGLIWFMSIKAQRAVQELHLEKDDKSEIILKTYSKAQIKFRSWIVFIGIQIGLFTLLIFHKVFVQQMSLSDFGKLLMQFDKSVPFLMYGLIIGSIFGTLTYGFLSLQEEKTPKHTKQKEKSKQ, encoded by the coding sequence ATGAAAAAAGAAGACTTCACCACTCGCCTACTTCGAAATTTCTTTCACATCCAAGGGCCTTTTGATGAATGCCGTCAAGAGGTTATCTACAAGGCTTGCGCCCGTTCTATGGTCCAAATCTTTTACTCTTCCTTCATTCTCTTCCTATTCTATATTTTGTTCGGACGCTTTATAGAAATTGTTCGAAATGTTATGCCCTACATCTATTTTGGACTCATTTGGTTCATGAGTATAAAAGCTCAAAGAGCCGTCCAAGAGCTTCATCTTGAAAAGGATGACAAGTCAGAAATCATCCTCAAAACCTACAGCAAAGCCCAAATCAAATTTAGGAGTTGGATTGTGTTTATCGGTATTCAGATTGGTCTCTTTACCTTACTCATCTTTCATAAGGTCTTCGTTCAACAGATGTCCCTTTCAGATTTTGGGAAGTTGCTCATGCAATTCGATAAAAGTGTTCCTTTCCTGATGTATGGCCTGATTATCGGTAGCATTTTTGGAACCCTGACCTACGGATTTCTATCCCTACAGGAGGAGAAAACTCCTAAACATACCAAACAGAAGGAGAAAAGCAAGCAATGA
- a CDS encoding glutathione peroxidase, whose protein sequence is MTSLYDFSVLNQDNQTIPLDSYRGKVLLVVNTATGCGLTPQYQGLQELYDRYQDQGFEILDFPCNQFMGQAPGSAEEINTFCSLHYQTTFPRFAKIKVNGKEADPLYVWLKDQKSGPLGKRIEWNFAKFLIGRDGQVFERFSSKTDPKQIEEAIQKLL, encoded by the coding sequence ATGACTTCACTATACGATTTTTCAGTCTTGAACCAAGACAATCAAACGATTCCCCTAGATTCCTATCGTGGTAAGGTTCTCTTGGTTGTCAACACTGCTACTGGATGCGGTTTAACGCCCCAGTACCAAGGACTTCAAGAACTCTATGATCGCTATCAAGACCAAGGTTTTGAGATTTTAGACTTCCCTTGCAATCAGTTTATGGGACAAGCACCGGGCAGCGCAGAGGAAATCAACACCTTCTGTAGCCTACATTATCAAACCACCTTCCCACGTTTTGCCAAGATCAAGGTCAACGGTAAGGAAGCAGATCCTCTCTATGTTTGGTTGAAAGACCAGAAATCTGGCCCACTAGGAAAACGAATCGAATGGAATTTCGCTAAGTTTCTCATCGGTCGTGATGGGCAGGTCTTTGAACGCTTCTCTTCCAAAACAGACCCAAAACAAATTGAAGAGGCCATACAAAAATTACTATAA
- a CDS encoding DUF5960 family protein produces MTRKELYENKLQMDYFSDDYIRFEEDFQKYSAMNVPLTFLIDDILRTMAMNQKNHFVLNKENAKDGREHSFYFRVVTEKACPRNRTYTYSGVKNSSQ; encoded by the coding sequence ATGACTAGAAAAGAGCTGTATGAAAACAAACTTCAGATGGATTATTTTTCAGATGACTATATTCGTTTTGAAGAGGATTTTCAAAAATACTCTGCCATGAACGTACCCTTGACTTTCTTGATTGATGACATCCTACGAACCATGGCGATGAATCAGAAAAACCACTTTGTCTTAAACAAGGAAAATGCCAAGGATGGTCGGGAGCATAGCTTTTATTTTAGGGTGGTAACGGAAAAAGCGTGTCCCAGAAATAGGACCTATACATACTCAGGAGTCAAGAATAGCAGTCAGTAG
- a CDS encoding Y-family DNA polymerase yields MGYFDYSREPKSDIAFVDMKSFYASVECVKRGLHPLKTSLCVMSRADNSTGLILASSPMFKKIFGKSNVGRAYDLPFDIKTRKFSYYNARKQGLPTDSDYVRYIEDWAQVTLIVPPRMDEYIAVNMEIQRIFQNYGSPDDIYPYSIDEGFIDLTSSLNYFIPDKSLSRKNKLNLLSARIQRDIWRQTGIYSTVGMSNANPLLAKLALDNEAKHTPTMRANWSYQDVEEKVWSIPKMTDFWGIGRRMEKRLHALGIFSIKELATSNPDQLKKALGQAGLRLWFHANGIDESNVHKPYKAKSKGLGNSQILPRDYVKLRDIEIIFREMAEQVAIRLRRAGKKTTLVSIYIGFSKEEVRPSIHTQMKVEPTNNIAVLTNYVLKLFHSKYTSGAVRSVGVNYSGFVDESFGLISLFDDVDKLEKEERLQTAIDSIREQFGFTSLLKANALEEASRSLARSKLIGGHSAGGLDGLQ; encoded by the coding sequence ATGGGCTACTTTGATTATTCCAGAGAGCCCAAAAGTGACATTGCCTTTGTCGATATGAAATCCTTTTATGCCAGTGTTGAGTGCGTGAAAAGGGGCTTACATCCGCTGAAAACCTCGCTTTGTGTCATGAGTCGCGCGGATAATTCCACTGGTCTTATTCTAGCCTCCTCTCCAATGTTTAAGAAGATTTTTGGCAAATCAAATGTTGGTCGGGCCTATGATCTGCCCTTTGATATCAAGACCCGCAAATTTTCCTACTATAATGCTAGAAAGCAGGGACTACCGACTGACTCGGACTATGTTCGCTACATCGAAGATTGGGCCCAAGTGACCTTGATTGTGCCACCCAGGATGGACGAGTACATTGCAGTCAATATGGAAATCCAGCGAATCTTTCAAAACTATGGCAGTCCAGATGATATTTATCCCTACTCTATCGATGAGGGCTTTATTGATCTGACTAGTTCGCTCAACTATTTCATACCAGATAAGAGTCTCTCTCGCAAAAACAAGCTGAATCTGCTTTCTGCTCGTATTCAGAGGGATATTTGGAGGCAGACAGGGATCTACTCTACAGTAGGCATGTCAAATGCCAATCCTTTACTGGCCAAGTTGGCTCTGGATAATGAGGCCAAGCACACTCCGACCATGAGGGCCAACTGGTCTTACCAGGATGTGGAAGAGAAGGTCTGGTCCATTCCCAAGATGACCGACTTTTGGGGAATTGGCAGGCGGATGGAGAAACGCTTGCATGCTCTGGGGATTTTTTCTATCAAGGAATTGGCAACCAGCAATCCAGACCAGTTAAAGAAAGCTCTGGGTCAGGCTGGTCTGCGTTTGTGGTTTCATGCTAACGGGATTGATGAGAGCAATGTTCATAAGCCCTATAAAGCCAAATCCAAGGGCTTGGGGAATTCTCAAATCTTGCCGAGAGACTACGTGAAGCTACGGGATATTGAAATTATTTTTCGAGAAATGGCGGAGCAGGTGGCTATTAGATTGAGAAGAGCGGGCAAGAAAACAACCCTTGTCTCCATCTATATCGGTTTCTCTAAAGAAGAGGTCAGACCGTCTATTCACACACAAATGAAGGTCGAACCGACCAATAATATAGCTGTCTTAACGAATTATGTTTTGAAGTTATTTCATAGCAAATACACTTCTGGAGCAGTCAGAAGTGTCGGTGTAAACTATTCAGGCTTTGTAGACGAGTCCTTTGGTTTGATATCTCTCTTTGATGATGTTGACAAGTTAGAAAAAGAAGAAAGGCTCCAGACGGCCATTGACTCCATTCGGGAACAATTTGGTTTCACTTCTCTCTTAAAGGCCAATGCACTGGAAGAGGCCTCTAGGAGTCTTGCTAGAAGCAAGCTGATTGGAGGACATTCTGCTGGAGGATTAGATGGATTACAATGA
- a CDS encoding XRE family transcriptional regulator → MYQPEKLKARRKELKLTQKEIAEQLGVSFQAYSAWERGIKEPSKEKVSQLENILKVAKGYFTQIEIVRLYHSLSKQGKEKVVLYARDLAQEEQVQKVIAIPERLYEYRVYERMSAGIGASVYDDQNFDTVYFNEELAHDFASWVSGDSMEPKYQNGSVALIRETGFDYDGAVYAVVCNNQTYIKRVYREENGLRLVSINPKYKDIFISYEEDPRIVGIIVGNFVPMEG, encoded by the coding sequence ATGTATCAGCCAGAAAAACTCAAGGCTCGTAGGAAAGAGTTAAAATTAACACAGAAGGAAATTGCAGAGCAACTTGGGGTTAGCTTCCAGGCTTACTCGGCTTGGGAACGTGGAATCAAGGAACCGTCCAAGGAGAAGGTGTCCCAGCTAGAAAACATTTTAAAAGTCGCAAAAGGCTATTTCACTCAGATTGAGATTGTCCGTCTCTACCATAGCCTCTCCAAGCAAGGGAAGGAGAAGGTTGTTCTCTATGCTCGCGACCTGGCTCAAGAGGAACAAGTCCAGAAAGTGATAGCTATACCAGAGAGACTTTACGAGTACCGTGTCTACGAACGCATGTCTGCGGGAATCGGAGCTTCGGTCTACGATGATCAGAATTTTGATACGGTTTACTTTAATGAGGAACTAGCTCATGATTTTGCGTCATGGGTGTCTGGGGACTCCATGGAACCTAAATACCAAAATGGTTCAGTGGCTCTGATTCGAGAGACAGGATTTGACTATGATGGGGCGGTCTATGCAGTGGTTTGCAACAACCAGACCTATATCAAACGGGTCTATCGAGAGGAGAATGGATTGCGTCTGGTCTCTATCAATCCTAAATACAAGGATATTTTCATCTCCTATGAGGAAGATCCTCGGATTGTGGGGATTATCGTTGGGAACTTTGTGCCGATGGAGGGATAG
- a CDS encoding peptide MFS transporter, which translates to MEKQKTFFGHPIGLSTLFFTEMWERFSYYGMRAILLYYMYYSVQDGGLGMDKTTAASVMAIYGSLVFLSSVIGGFVSDRILGSRKTVFYGGILIMLGHIALATPFGQVALYLSIALIIFGTGFLKPNISDMVGGIYEKEDDRRDAGFSIFVFGINLGAFVAPYLVGYLGQEVNFHLGFSLAAVGMFFGLVKYVLDGKKYLPESSLYPTDPLSQKDQQTLIKRLLITLVIVILVVIGLVFTHQFNVDMIVNIFTVIAVIIPIYYFFKILSSQKITATERSRVFAYIPLFIAGVLFWSIEEQGSVVLALFADDQTQLYFNVFGNQIHFPSSFFQSINPLFIMIYVPIFAWLWGKMGKKQPSSAKKFAYGLFAAGLSFLWMMLPGMLFGTDVKVSPLWLIMSWAIVIVGEMLISPIGLSVTTKLAPKSFQAQMMSIWFLSNAAAQAINAQIVKFYTSETEVAYYGIVGGITIVFSIILLFYVPRIEKLMSGIK; encoded by the coding sequence ATGGAAAAACAGAAAACATTTTTTGGACATCCTATTGGTTTGTCCACCCTCTTCTTCACAGAGATGTGGGAGCGCTTTTCTTACTATGGGATGCGAGCTATCCTACTTTACTATATGTACTATAGTGTGCAAGATGGTGGATTGGGAATGGATAAGACCACGGCTGCATCGGTTATGGCGATTTATGGCTCGCTGGTATTTTTGTCCTCGGTTATCGGTGGTTTTGTCAGTGACCGTATTTTAGGAAGCCGTAAGACTGTCTTTTATGGTGGGATTCTGATTATGCTAGGGCATATTGCTTTGGCAACACCTTTTGGACAAGTGGCTCTCTATCTTTCTATTGCCTTGATTATCTTTGGTACTGGATTTTTAAAACCCAATATCTCAGATATGGTTGGGGGAATTTATGAGAAAGAGGATGATAGACGGGATGCAGGTTTTAGTATCTTTGTCTTTGGTATTAACTTAGGTGCCTTCGTTGCCCCTTATCTAGTGGGTTATCTAGGTCAGGAAGTCAATTTCCATCTAGGTTTCTCATTAGCTGCCGTTGGGATGTTCTTTGGTCTGGTGAAGTATGTTTTAGATGGGAAGAAATACCTGCCTGAATCAAGTCTTTACCCTACTGATCCACTTTCACAGAAGGACCAGCAGACCTTGATTAAACGCTTGCTGATTACACTTGTCATAGTTATTCTCGTGGTTATAGGCTTAGTCTTTACTCACCAGTTTAACGTGGATATGATTGTTAATATCTTTACAGTGATTGCGGTAATTATTCCAATCTACTATTTCTTTAAGATTTTATCTAGTCAGAAAATAACTGCCACTGAGAGATCTCGAGTATTTGCCTACATTCCTCTATTTATCGCTGGAGTACTCTTCTGGTCTATTGAGGAACAGGGTTCTGTTGTTCTCGCTCTATTTGCGGATGATCAAACTCAACTTTACTTTAATGTATTTGGGAATCAGATTCATTTTCCATCTAGCTTTTTCCAAAGTATCAATCCCCTTTTCATTATGATTTATGTGCCGATTTTTGCGTGGTTGTGGGGGAAAATGGGTAAAAAGCAACCATCTTCTGCTAAGAAATTTGCTTACGGTTTATTTGCTGCAGGTTTATCCTTCTTGTGGATGATGTTACCAGGGATGCTCTTTGGGACAGATGTTAAGGTCAGCCCTCTCTGGTTGATTATGAGTTGGGCTATTGTGATTGTAGGGGAAATGCTGATTTCGCCGATTGGTCTATCAGTCACAACTAAGTTAGCACCAAAATCCTTCCAAGCACAAATGATGTCTATCTGGTTCTTGAGTAATGCAGCTGCCCAAGCTATCAATGCTCAAATTGTAAAATTTTATACAAGCGAAACTGAAGTTGCTTACTATGGAATTGTTGGAGGAATTACGATTGTATTCAGTATTATCTTACTCTTCTACGTTCCGCGTATTGAAAAACTAATGTCTGGTATCAAATAG